A stretch of the Perca flavescens isolate YP-PL-M2 chromosome 3, PFLA_1.0, whole genome shotgun sequence genome encodes the following:
- the txndc17 gene encoding thioredoxin domain-containing protein 17, with protein sequence MPHYEEVTVRGYDEFCQAVSERKGKDIFAYFSGDKDAQGKSWCPDCVKAEPVVRGEMTHLPQGSVFIYCQVGERAYWKDSNNDFKKTLKLSGVPTLLRYGTPQKLVEEELFKADLVRMMFTED encoded by the exons ATGCCCCACTACGAAGAAGTGACTGTGCGTGGATATGATGAATTCTGTCAGGCTGTGTCtgagagaaaaggaaaggatATTTTCGCTTATTTCTCTGGTGATAAAGACGCCCAGGGAAAGAGCTGGTGTCCGGACTGCGTGAAAG CGGAGCCAGTTGTTAGAGGAGAGATGACTCATCTTCCTCAGGGCTCGGTCTTCATCTACTGTCAAGTTGGAGAAAGGGCCTA TTGGAAGGATTCAAATAACGACTTCAAGAAGACACTAAAGTTGAGTGGAGTTCCCACTCTGCTGCGATATGGCACA CCTCAGAAGTTGGTGGAGGAAGAACTCTTTAAAGCAGATCTGGTGAGGATGATGTTCACTGAGGACTGA